The genomic interval CTTCACCATTTTAAATATCTCTTGCTCCAATCCCACAAAATCCATCTTGCCATCCATGATTTGTTGCGCTAAACTGGAGATGTATTTAAATAATTCCATTGAAAAGGGACCTCCTTTTTTGAAGGGTGTGATAGGTCTCTTTTCGCTTTTTACATGCGTTTTTCCTCCTATCCTGACCAATGATTATTTTACTCTAACGCGAAGAGGGAGTGCTGCCACATGAACTTCTCGGTAGAGAGGCTCAGGAACGACAATCTACGCCAGTGAAATGGGGATACAGGGGGAGAGGCGAATTTTCAAGGCGAAAGATTGACAAGTCGTAAGATTTAATGAAAGAAAAACATAGAAGTAAAAATGAAGCAAAAAAATCATTGCCAAGGGATTACCTACAACGTAAAATATGAGCGAAGGTGTATCTAAGAATGGTATCGCACACGAATAATACCTAAACATAGAGAATCATTACGGAGGACTTAAGCCATGCCTGTATATTTGCGAAGCCTCAGGCTATTAAAAGAAAATATGAAGCAAGGTGAAGCCGCCGAGTATCCGTTTCATATTGACAGCATCCAATCCCTGGAAGAATTAACATTCGAATCATCTGTCACCTTTTTTGTCGGCGAAAATGGATCCGGAAAGTCAACTCTATTAGAGGCTATAGCATATCAATGCGGTTTTCATACGGCGGGGGGATCAAGAAATAATTTTTATAACGTATATGCCTCCGAATCGATTCTTGGTCCTTATATTCGATTATCTTGGCTGCCTAAGATAACCCGCGGTTTTTTTCTTCGTGCTGAAACATTTTATAATTTTTCCTCACATATTGATGACATTGGAGCAAGGGGGGCTTATGGGAATAAATCGTTACATGCGCAATCTCATGGGGAGTCTTTTTGGTCTCTCTTTAAAAATCGATTCACCAAAAAAGGAATATATTTGTTGGATGAACCTGAAGCGGCCTTATCCCCAACACGACAACTTTCTTTTTTACGATTGATCGATGATATGGTAAAGGAAGGAGAATCCCAATTTATCATTGCGACTCACTCACCAATTATCTTAGGGTACCCAAATGCACAAATATTCAATTTTGATACGAAACCGATCTCTAAAATCGCCTATGAAGAAACGATTCACTATATTATAACGAAGAAATTTTTAGAAAACCGTGACGGTATTCTGGCGGAAATATTAGCCAAATAAATAAAGACGACTCATTGAGGTCGTCTTTTTTGTTTTTCATTTGGGGTTCGTTAGGATCAAGCCTTGTCAACGTTGTCTAGTAAATACCTGCATAATTTCGAAAATTTATCTTGATTATACATTGCCTGTAACAAGTCGATGACATGCTTACGATTATTTAATCCAAGGATACTTGATAGAATTATTTGCACGTCCTCAAAATTAGGTATAGTTGAGGTGTATAATAATTCAGACGAGATACCAGGTAGCTTTGATTTGTAAGAATTATAAATCGGTTGTTTTTCTAATCGTCTTGATAAAATAACCAAAGCATGTTCCATCATTTCTCTTTTGCCATCAGGTATATCCATAGATACTAACCATTCATAATAGGGATATTGGGGGTTAGGAAGTTTACTAATAGTTAATCGTGAAACCTGCGTTTCCAGGTGTTCAATTTTTTTCTCAAGTTCCTTAATCTTTTCCTCAAAGTTCATTATTAATTCCTCATAGTTTCAATTTCTAGAAAATAAGCCAATCAATTACTGCTTTAATAGCATCTGCTATTTGTAGTGCAGTACCACCACTAATCTTCAAATCATTTCTAAGGAAATTATATACATATGTTTTTACCATGTTTGAAGTAAGGTCTGGAATTTCAGCAATGTAATCGAGTTTGTCTGCAATTTTGTTTGCGTTTTTTGATAATGAAGCTGCAGCTTTTTTATCAAGAAAACCAACAATATACTCTAATGCAGGGCCACCATAACGAAGTGCACTAGCTACTGTATTAACAGCAATGTTAACAATTGTGCTCTTAATCCCTTGTGGCTGTACAATATTGTTTAGTGGTTGAGTAGTATCTGAAGTGCCAATCTTTACAGCCTGAGCAGAAATTTCCCCAGACGCAAGCGTACTACTTGAAAGTCCCGGAATTATCGAAAACCAAGCGATAGATCCAGTTAAAAAACCAATTAGAAATTTCTTTTTCAACATCAAATTTCCCTCCTCTCTTTATTACATATATTCTCTTGTGTAGGTGTCAAT from Microaerobacter geothermalis carries:
- a CDS encoding AAA family ATPase; amino-acid sequence: MPVYLRSLRLLKENMKQGEAAEYPFHIDSIQSLEELTFESSVTFFVGENGSGKSTLLEAIAYQCGFHTAGGSRNNFYNVYASESILGPYIRLSWLPKITRGFFLRAETFYNFSSHIDDIGARGAYGNKSLHAQSHGESFWSLFKNRFTKKGIYLLDEPEAALSPTRQLSFLRLIDDMVKEGESQFIIATHSPIILGYPNAQIFNFDTKPISKIAYEETIHYIITKKFLENRDGILAEILAK